A window from Prosthecobacter sp. encodes these proteins:
- a CDS encoding alpha/beta fold hydrolase — MKSLLALIATTGSLHAATIHVPNDHASIPMALSAAQASDVVLVAAGTYRGPVKLKPGVTLKSAGNDDKGTLGLKRAEATTLEGGVEMAEKSVLDGFTVSGVGKYDDKLWQHHFDTQGSEQEHEPIGAAGTPGIAVKVECEVRHNIVHHIGYTGIAITAGSPRITNNVCYRNMGGGIGSMSGSTAIIEQNLCFENFYAGIGCDGASPLIQDNECHTNIRAGIGISEGSSPQVMRNHCHDNIRAGIGLRDKAKARIENNRLHGNKLVAIGVTSGSEAVIHSNELTREGGVPPMIAVLEDSKAVITGNTIRGGGVAAIVVKGNADISRNHFVTPGPKKPILVFKGATVTESDNMLLTDVAFRSNLDDTEQRYVELVPSDAASKAGRDVVIALHGHGSDRWQFIQQTRGECQGLRDVAAKHGLIVVSPDYRAKTSWMGPKAEADVVQIIAELKRRHQIGRVFIAGGSMGGTSALIFAALHPELIAGVCSLNGTANMVEYAKFQDAIIASYGGTKDQVPDEYKKRSAELWPDRLVMPVAVTTGGKDESVPPQSVLRLVEKLQQAKRKVLSIHREAGGHSTNYEDTCAAMEFMLREAVSTSALHESAKTLKAQMAKLKPAHADLLADAEVFYKGSEWALRYESAFTAKDVATIEKAIVRGTERVTALAANQSPWTTKKGKVVRGFVSAVDGSTQPYGVIIPKNYDGTKPMRLDVVLHGSSKPVGMSELKFMSRFDEGDADKPASEADFIELHPLGRVENCYRWAGETDVFEAIEAVCRNYKIDRDRIVLRGMSMGASGTWHLGLKHPDRFVAIGPYCGYVDTHRFSETPIPSFIKVGPLPPHQEIGLHMLDSVDYAANASMVPEIACIGDKDTFFQSHVHMGEVFEKEGVPFVNLISPGTGHVIDPKTHAEQMRRIGEHVAKGLDHDPKQLRFVTWTLKYNRCHWLELLSLGKHYERAEFSASVTDDGIEVSEARNIARFAIHRPVTKMRIAGIEIALPSHKADDVLVFTKSGDSWQCDGLRSQIALTGKRPGLQGPIDDAFATSFLCVRGTGKPWNAEVNTWADASLKRFEYEWARYMRGELPVKDDTEVTESDLRDKHLILFGDPGSNSWIAKALPKLPVTWTRDEVRLGDQTQSTKDHAPVFICASPLAEDRYIVINSGHTFHEKEFAAFNYLLFPRLGDWTVMKITPGADQWRPTSPVFPEEVVRAGYFDETWRKAGVVEP, encoded by the coding sequence ATGAAATCGCTCCTCGCCCTGATCGCCACAACCGGCTCGCTGCACGCAGCGACGATTCACGTCCCCAATGATCATGCCAGCATCCCAATGGCTCTCAGCGCGGCTCAAGCGAGCGATGTCGTGCTCGTCGCTGCGGGGACGTATCGTGGCCCCGTGAAGCTCAAACCGGGAGTGACGCTGAAGAGCGCCGGAAACGACGACAAGGGCACGCTCGGCCTCAAGCGAGCCGAAGCGACGACTCTCGAAGGCGGTGTCGAAATGGCCGAGAAATCCGTGCTGGACGGCTTCACCGTCTCCGGCGTCGGCAAATACGATGACAAGCTCTGGCAGCATCATTTTGACACGCAGGGCAGCGAGCAGGAACACGAGCCCATCGGCGCAGCAGGCACGCCAGGCATCGCGGTGAAGGTCGAATGCGAGGTGCGGCACAACATCGTCCATCACATCGGCTACACCGGCATCGCCATCACCGCTGGATCGCCGCGCATCACCAACAACGTCTGCTATCGCAACATGGGCGGCGGCATCGGCTCCATGAGCGGTTCCACGGCCATCATCGAGCAGAACCTCTGCTTTGAAAACTTCTACGCCGGCATCGGCTGTGATGGCGCGAGCCCGCTCATCCAGGACAACGAATGCCACACGAACATCCGCGCTGGCATCGGCATCAGCGAAGGCTCGTCGCCCCAAGTCATGCGCAACCACTGCCACGACAACATCCGTGCCGGCATCGGCCTGCGAGACAAGGCGAAGGCCCGCATCGAGAACAACCGGCTCCACGGAAACAAGCTCGTCGCCATCGGTGTCACCAGCGGCTCTGAGGCGGTCATTCACTCGAATGAACTTACCCGCGAAGGCGGTGTGCCGCCAATGATCGCCGTGCTGGAAGATTCAAAGGCTGTCATCACAGGAAACACCATCCGCGGTGGTGGCGTGGCCGCCATCGTCGTCAAAGGCAACGCCGACATCTCGCGCAATCATTTCGTCACCCCCGGTCCGAAGAAGCCCATCCTAGTCTTCAAGGGCGCGACTGTGACCGAGTCCGATAACATGCTTCTTACCGACGTGGCCTTTCGATCCAACCTCGACGACACCGAGCAGCGCTATGTGGAACTTGTCCCGAGTGATGCGGCGTCCAAAGCAGGTCGGGATGTTGTCATCGCCCTCCACGGACACGGATCAGACCGCTGGCAGTTCATCCAACAAACAAGGGGCGAGTGCCAGGGCCTGCGTGATGTGGCGGCGAAGCACGGTTTGATCGTCGTTTCGCCCGACTATCGCGCCAAGACATCATGGATGGGACCAAAGGCCGAGGCGGATGTCGTGCAGATCATCGCGGAACTGAAACGGCGTCATCAAATTGGCCGCGTCTTCATCGCAGGCGGCTCCATGGGTGGCACGTCCGCTCTGATCTTCGCGGCGCTGCATCCTGAGCTGATCGCGGGTGTGTGCAGCCTGAACGGAACGGCAAACATGGTCGAGTATGCCAAATTCCAAGACGCTATCATCGCCTCGTATGGTGGCACGAAGGACCAAGTGCCCGACGAATACAAAAAGCGCAGCGCCGAGCTGTGGCCGGACCGTTTGGTGATGCCTGTTGCCGTCACGACCGGCGGCAAAGATGAGTCCGTGCCACCGCAGAGCGTGCTGCGACTCGTGGAGAAGCTCCAGCAGGCCAAACGCAAGGTGTTAAGCATTCATCGCGAAGCTGGCGGTCATTCCACCAACTACGAGGACACATGCGCTGCGATGGAGTTCATGCTACGCGAGGCGGTGAGCACGAGCGCCTTGCACGAGTCGGCGAAAACATTGAAGGCACAGATGGCGAAGCTCAAACCAGCTCATGCCGATTTGCTGGCCGATGCCGAGGTGTTTTACAAAGGAAGCGAATGGGCGCTGCGCTACGAATCCGCGTTCACCGCCAAAGATGTCGCTACGATTGAGAAGGCCATTGTTCGCGGCACCGAGCGCGTCACGGCTCTGGCGGCAAATCAATCGCCGTGGACCACGAAGAAAGGCAAAGTCGTGCGCGGCTTTGTCTCAGCCGTCGATGGATCGACACAGCCCTACGGCGTCATCATCCCGAAGAATTACGATGGCACGAAACCCATGCGGCTCGATGTCGTGCTGCACGGCAGCTCGAAGCCCGTCGGCATGAGCGAGCTGAAGTTCATGTCACGTTTCGATGAAGGTGATGCCGACAAACCCGCCTCTGAGGCAGATTTCATCGAACTGCATCCGCTCGGTCGCGTCGAGAACTGCTACCGCTGGGCGGGCGAGACGGATGTGTTCGAGGCCATTGAAGCCGTGTGCCGCAACTACAAGATCGATCGCGATCGCATCGTGCTGCGTGGCATGTCCATGGGAGCCTCAGGCACCTGGCATCTCGGTTTGAAGCACCCAGACCGCTTCGTCGCCATCGGACCGTATTGCGGCTATGTGGACACGCATCGCTTCTCCGAGACACCGATCCCGAGCTTCATCAAGGTCGGTCCGTTGCCACCGCATCAGGAGATCGGCCTGCACATGCTCGACTCCGTGGACTATGCCGCGAATGCTAGCATGGTGCCGGAGATCGCGTGCATCGGTGACAAAGACACCTTCTTCCAATCACACGTCCACATGGGCGAGGTCTTCGAGAAGGAAGGTGTCCCATTTGTGAATCTCATCTCACCCGGCACCGGACACGTCATTGATCCGAAGACACACGCCGAACAAATGCGCCGCATCGGCGAACACGTCGCCAAAGGTCTCGACCATGATCCCAAGCAGCTTCGCTTCGTGACTTGGACGCTGAAATACAACCGCTGTCACTGGCTTGAACTGCTAAGCCTCGGCAAGCACTACGAACGCGCCGAGTTTAGTGCCAGTGTGACCGATGATGGAATCGAAGTCAGCGAAGCGCGCAACATCGCCCGCTTCGCCATTCATCGTCCCGTGACCAAGATGCGCATCGCCGGTATCGAGATCGCTTTACCTTCGCACAAGGCCGATGACGTGCTCGTTTTCACGAAGTCCGGCGATTCCTGGCAATGCGATGGCCTGCGTAGCCAGATCGCACTCACCGGCAAGCGTCCTGGTCTCCAAGGCCCCATCGACGACGCCTTCGCCACGTCCTTCCTCTGCGTGCGCGGCACCGGCAAGCCCTGGAATGCTGAAGTGAACACCTGGGCCGACGCCAGTCTGAAACGCTTCGAATACGAATGGGCGCGCTACATGCGCGGCGAGTTGCCGGTGAAGGACGACACCGAAGTCACCGAGTCCGACTTGCGCGACAAGCACCTCATCCTCTTCGGCGATCCCGGCAGCAACTCATGGATCGCCAAAGCCCTGCCGAAACTGCCAGTGACGTGGACACGCGATGAAGTTCGCCTCGGCGACCAAACTCAGTCAACCAAAGATCACGCCCCCGTCTTCATCTGCGCCAGCCCGCTTGCCGAGGATCGCTACATTGTCATCAACAGCGGCCACACCTTCCACGAGAAGGAATTTGCCGCCTTCAATTACCTGTTATTCCCACGACTTGGCGATTGGACGGTGATGAAGATTACGCCGGGCGCGGATCAGTGGCGGCCGACATCGCCTGTATTCCCCGAGGAAGTTGTCCGCGCGGGCTATTTTGATGAGACTTGGCGGAAGGCTGGCGTGGTTGAACCGTAG
- a CDS encoding M81 family metallopeptidase encodes MPRILIAECKQEVSTFNPHLSGYDDFGVRRGEELLRYHRTVRNEIGGALSVLNATPGVELVPAYSAFFITSGGTLAKTAWERIAAEFLEGIRAAPPVDGVYFCMHGAMASEVELDPEGWLLAETRKILGEVVPIVVSLDLHGILTDRMAEHSDAIVAYHTYPHVDFFETGQRAAKLLLKIVAGEVKPVMAKVTVPALVRGDELITATGSIRCVVEAAKAVEQGAGGLSAAMMWSNPFTDVPELTSCALVVTDNDPALAEREALRIANLFWEHHEKMQVPLVSLEEMTRIAKAHTNGTLALVDAADATSSGASGDSNAILRQLMETGCTLRTLLPIVDEGTVKQAFAAGIGATITTTVGGTLDPKRFTPLPITATVRLLADGRFRSESFGEEWLAGPTAVLEAGNFTLVVSSHAVNLYDRSFFYAHGQNPRCFDAVVVKSPHCQHHMYADWCARMVNVDAPGSTSANLCYLGHTRCPRPMFPLDADVTFTPKSKFFQRH; translated from the coding sequence ATGCCCCGAATCCTCATCGCCGAATGCAAACAGGAAGTTTCCACCTTCAATCCGCACCTCAGCGGCTACGACGACTTTGGGGTTCGGCGCGGCGAGGAGCTGCTGCGCTACCATCGCACGGTGCGCAATGAAATCGGCGGGGCGCTGAGCGTGCTCAATGCGACACCGGGGGTTGAATTGGTGCCGGCTTACAGCGCGTTTTTCATCACCTCGGGCGGCACGTTGGCGAAGACGGCTTGGGAGCGCATCGCGGCGGAGTTTCTGGAGGGCATTCGCGCAGCACCGCCGGTGGATGGCGTGTATTTTTGCATGCACGGGGCGATGGCGAGCGAGGTGGAACTTGATCCCGAAGGCTGGCTGCTGGCGGAGACGCGGAAGATTCTCGGTGAGGTCGTGCCCATCGTCGTGTCGCTCGATCTGCATGGCATCCTCACGGACCGCATGGCGGAGCACAGCGATGCCATCGTGGCTTATCACACCTACCCGCATGTCGATTTCTTCGAGACCGGCCAGCGCGCGGCGAAACTGCTGTTGAAGATTGTCGCAGGCGAGGTGAAGCCGGTGATGGCCAAAGTGACCGTGCCAGCGCTCGTGCGTGGTGATGAACTCATCACAGCCACCGGTTCGATTCGCTGTGTGGTGGAGGCAGCGAAGGCCGTCGAGCAAGGGGCGGGCGGACTCTCGGCAGCGATGATGTGGAGCAATCCGTTCACCGATGTGCCGGAACTCACCTCGTGCGCCCTCGTGGTGACCGACAACGACCCGGCGCTGGCCGAACGCGAGGCGCTGCGCATCGCCAACCTGTTCTGGGAGCATCACGAGAAGATGCAGGTGCCGCTCGTGAGCCTGGAGGAGATGACGCGCATCGCCAAAGCTCACACCAACGGCACGCTCGCGCTCGTGGATGCTGCGGACGCGACGAGTTCCGGCGCTTCGGGCGACAGCAACGCGATCCTGCGCCAGCTCATGGAAACCGGCTGCACCTTGCGCACGCTGCTGCCCATCGTCGATGAAGGGACGGTGAAGCAGGCCTTTGCCGCGGGCATCGGCGCGACGATCACGACGACTGTCGGCGGCACGCTCGATCCGAAGCGCTTCACACCGCTGCCGATCACCGCAACGGTGCGATTGCTCGCGGATGGTCGATTCCGCAGCGAGTCCTTCGGCGAAGAATGGCTCGCCGGGCCGACAGCGGTGCTGGAGGCGGGCAACTTCACGCTCGTGGTCAGCAGTCATGCCGTGAATCTCTACGACCGCTCGTTCTTCTACGCCCATGGCCAGAATCCGCGATGCTTCGACGCCGTGGTGGTGAAGTCGCCGCACTGCCAGCATCACATGTATGCCGACTGGTGCGCACGGATGGTGAATGTCGATGCACCTGGATCAACGAGTGCGAATCTGTGCTACCTCGGCCACACCCGCTGCCCGCGTCCCATGTTTCCGCTCGATGCGGATGTTACGTTCACTCCCAAGTCCAAATTCTTCCAACGACACTAA
- a CDS encoding mandelate racemase/muconate lactonizing enzyme family protein produces MKIREIRCAGLRGATPEGGWSNELRPDDCVHTLIAVHTDEGAVGLGSVFTNDALVRASLAVLEPLYRGENALEPERVSEKLHQNMFWLGRGGSITHAISGIDIALWDLLGKATGQPVGRLLGGRYRERVQPYASLLMDEPEKLRDHLLKVKAQGFRAFKIGWGPFGRRNAATDEAIVKAAREAVGADNKLMVDAGGSDAHWTNGYKWALNTAKMLADYDVHWFEEALNPDALEDFVKLREHSPVQISGGEVLTRRQAFQPFLEARAFDIIQPDVTKVGGISEERRIAWMAQEHGVQFIPHGWNTAVGLAADLHLASAFPGTDLVEYLTGSPFIDEITLGGWKLDADGMLAIPTTPGLGLELDPDVVNKYTGGAKLLD; encoded by the coding sequence ATGAAAATCCGAGAAATCCGCTGCGCAGGTTTGCGCGGAGCCACGCCCGAAGGCGGCTGGAGCAACGAACTCCGGCCCGATGACTGCGTCCATACGCTCATCGCCGTTCACACCGATGAAGGAGCAGTGGGACTCGGCAGTGTGTTCACGAATGACGCGCTCGTTCGCGCTTCGCTGGCCGTGCTGGAGCCGCTGTATCGCGGCGAGAACGCGCTCGAACCCGAGCGTGTGAGCGAGAAACTGCATCAGAACATGTTCTGGCTCGGTCGCGGCGGATCAATAACGCACGCGATCAGCGGCATCGACATCGCGCTGTGGGATTTACTCGGCAAGGCCACGGGGCAGCCCGTCGGACGCTTGCTCGGCGGTCGGTATCGCGAACGCGTGCAGCCGTATGCCTCGCTGCTCATGGATGAGCCTGAGAAGCTGCGGGATCACCTTCTCAAGGTGAAAGCACAGGGCTTCCGCGCCTTCAAAATCGGCTGGGGGCCGTTTGGACGGCGCAACGCGGCCACGGATGAAGCCATCGTCAAAGCAGCGCGTGAGGCCGTTGGTGCGGACAACAAACTCATGGTCGATGCGGGTGGCAGCGACGCGCATTGGACCAATGGCTACAAGTGGGCGCTCAACACCGCGAAGATGCTCGCCGATTACGACGTGCATTGGTTTGAAGAAGCGCTGAATCCCGACGCGCTCGAAGACTTCGTGAAGCTCCGCGAGCACTCACCCGTCCAGATTTCCGGCGGCGAGGTGCTCACGCGCCGCCAGGCTTTCCAGCCTTTCCTCGAAGCCCGCGCCTTCGACATCATCCAACCCGACGTGACGAAGGTCGGGGGCATCAGCGAGGAGCGCCGCATCGCATGGATGGCTCAGGAGCACGGCGTGCAGTTCATCCCGCACGGCTGGAACACCGCCGTCGGACTCGCAGCCGATCTGCATCTCGCCTCCGCCTTCCCCGGCACCGATCTGGTCGAATACCTCACCGGTTCACCCTTCATCGACGAAATCACTCTCGGCGGCTGGAAGCTTGATGCCGATGGCATGCTGGCGATCCCAACAACGCCCGGCCTTGGCCTCGAACTCGATCCTGACGTGGTGAATAAATACACGGGCGGAGCGAAGCTGTTGGATTGA
- a CDS encoding WD40 repeat domain-containing serine/threonine-protein kinase, producing the protein MAQRNSYLKRECGDDDVLRRRIEERLAARNKAEVQQQDRQGGDDENKETVHLEQEEEPPHGQIDRYRLLRVIGSGGFGCVWHAEQKGPIPRRVALKVVKLGMDTREVIAQFEAERQLLALMDHPCIAKVYDAGATNEGLPYFVMELVGGIPITRFCEEHRLSTAERLSLFIEVCKALQHAHQKGVSHRDIKPSNILVGKNDGTPLPKVIDFGIAKATRPMPNGVNAHPPGEQMIGTPVYMSPEQVAGNIDIDTRCDVYALGVLLYELLTGRTPFDQKKLLAAGEREIRRVICEEVPPQPSDVLALMPKEAAAKLAARQQTTPAMLVAALREDLDWIVMKATQKDRNLRYETANGLAMDVERYLISEPVVARPHNNTYRLRKLVSRNRLVYTMGTLVAVALLIGISISGMQTWRITRAEREHNRLRSLAEQSEQRAHEEKEAARKSLAKAQIALADAAYRDQDGSTMQNALLAVPVELRDSSWRYLMEKSDTSMASIQVPGGAAVERVLPHPTQASVFITVSSDHWVSITKLGTEATLLRFQLDFEDRSSPDFCLAVSPDGERLAAAKLSGGGIVIHNLQDGKVITRLDSPGTDKLIYSPDGRRLLEISHNGPSHMRRTETGEILWSAEGDEAFLHAAFDRTGRQMVCHKATNGQRLQIINAFSGDVLRELSIPRTRLTALTISPDGRHALTGDQRGFVRCLEIKTGNIRYEFRANDRAVSSLDYVLGGKRFVTLSNLSGGRQSIQVWDAPTGVFLQPLLNASSTGRELCVHPLSGEILATGITAKAWRLKGVSEEFRLTAREFANTCFWSSDDLIFVHGVSSGIDLIDLQIESAQSHPIWQASDKAARIVTASANGAMAAVASSSKTASDIQLLSRNLDRVVEVRHLTAPGGLTFMHFNPPGDRLLVRAASAFYVVDTKTGRSTTASWDKTFSIREAEWVGSSPRIIALLAAKAARSLPGSEDRLVLYDAGSGESVHSVTNGSVINAIATSADGTLLAEGGADRMVRLRDPQTLAVKQELRVHDSPIMALAFHPTRLILATASEDLTIKLWNLADGKLLEELSGPVGPPRQLVFSPNGRRLACLSGDRTMRIWNLDAFTAARQSE; encoded by the coding sequence ATGGCTCAGCGTAATTCCTACCTGAAGCGGGAGTGTGGTGATGATGATGTCTTGAGACGTCGTATTGAAGAGCGGCTCGCCGCACGGAACAAGGCCGAGGTGCAGCAACAAGACCGGCAGGGCGGTGATGACGAGAACAAGGAGACTGTGCATTTGGAGCAAGAAGAGGAACCGCCTCATGGTCAGATCGATCGTTACAGGCTGCTCCGAGTGATAGGATCCGGCGGTTTCGGCTGCGTGTGGCACGCCGAGCAAAAAGGGCCGATTCCGCGGCGGGTGGCTCTGAAAGTGGTGAAGCTGGGCATGGACACGCGCGAGGTCATCGCACAGTTCGAGGCGGAGCGGCAACTGCTGGCGTTGATGGACCATCCTTGCATCGCGAAAGTGTACGATGCGGGAGCGACGAACGAGGGGCTGCCTTACTTTGTGATGGAGCTTGTGGGCGGGATTCCCATCACGCGATTCTGTGAAGAGCACCGGCTGTCCACTGCGGAGCGCCTGAGTCTTTTCATCGAGGTCTGCAAGGCTCTGCAGCACGCTCATCAAAAAGGCGTCAGCCATCGGGACATCAAGCCGAGCAACATTCTTGTGGGCAAGAACGACGGGACACCTCTGCCGAAGGTGATTGATTTTGGGATTGCCAAGGCAACACGCCCGATGCCCAACGGTGTGAATGCGCATCCCCCTGGCGAGCAGATGATCGGCACGCCGGTTTACATGAGCCCGGAGCAGGTGGCGGGAAACATCGACATCGACACACGTTGTGATGTGTATGCCCTGGGGGTCCTGCTTTATGAACTGCTCACAGGCCGCACGCCCTTTGATCAGAAAAAGCTTCTGGCCGCCGGTGAAAGGGAAATCCGGCGCGTGATTTGCGAGGAAGTTCCTCCCCAGCCTTCGGACGTGCTCGCCTTGATGCCCAAGGAGGCCGCCGCCAAGCTGGCGGCACGCCAGCAAACCACTCCAGCGATGCTGGTTGCTGCCTTGCGTGAGGATCTGGACTGGATCGTGATGAAGGCGACGCAGAAAGACCGCAACCTGCGCTACGAGACGGCGAACGGCCTGGCCATGGATGTGGAGAGGTATCTTATCAGCGAGCCCGTGGTGGCCCGCCCGCACAACAACACTTACCGCCTGCGAAAACTGGTGAGCCGCAACCGGCTGGTTTACACGATGGGCACCCTGGTGGCTGTGGCGCTTCTTATCGGCATCAGCATCAGCGGCATGCAGACCTGGCGCATTACGCGGGCAGAGCGCGAGCACAACCGGCTGCGCAGCCTGGCCGAACAGAGCGAGCAGAGAGCACATGAAGAAAAAGAGGCGGCCCGTAAATCTCTGGCCAAAGCCCAGATCGCCCTGGCCGACGCCGCTTATCGTGATCAGGATGGCAGCACCATGCAGAATGCGCTGCTGGCGGTTCCGGTGGAACTGCGTGATTCGAGCTGGCGCTACCTGATGGAAAAATCAGACACTTCGATGGCCAGCATCCAGGTGCCCGGCGGAGCCGCTGTGGAACGGGTGCTGCCGCATCCCACTCAGGCGAGTGTGTTCATCACGGTCTCTTCAGATCATTGGGTGTCGATCACCAAGCTCGGCACAGAGGCAACCCTGCTTCGTTTTCAGCTCGATTTTGAAGATCGCTCCTCACCCGACTTCTGCCTGGCGGTTTCGCCAGACGGAGAGAGGCTGGCGGCGGCCAAGCTCAGTGGTGGCGGCATCGTCATTCACAATCTGCAGGACGGCAAAGTCATCACACGCTTGGACAGTCCCGGCACCGACAAGCTGATCTACAGCCCTGATGGGCGCCGTCTGCTGGAAATTTCGCACAACGGACCTTCTCACATGCGCCGGACGGAAACCGGCGAGATTCTCTGGTCTGCGGAAGGAGATGAAGCGTTTCTACACGCCGCCTTCGATCGCACAGGGCGTCAGATGGTCTGCCACAAAGCCACGAACGGACAGAGGCTCCAGATCATCAACGCCTTCAGCGGCGACGTGCTGCGCGAGTTGAGCATTCCACGCACACGTCTCACGGCGCTCACGATCAGTCCTGATGGCCGGCATGCCTTGACTGGCGATCAGCGCGGCTTCGTGCGCTGTCTGGAGATCAAGACCGGCAACATCCGCTACGAGTTCCGCGCCAACGACCGCGCTGTGTCCTCCCTGGACTACGTGCTCGGCGGCAAGCGTTTCGTCACTCTGTCCAACCTTTCGGGTGGTCGCCAATCCATCCAGGTCTGGGATGCTCCCACAGGTGTTTTCCTCCAGCCATTGCTCAATGCCAGCAGCACCGGCCGGGAACTATGTGTGCATCCGCTCTCCGGGGAGATTCTTGCCACTGGCATCACCGCCAAAGCATGGCGGCTCAAAGGCGTGAGTGAGGAATTCCGTCTGACGGCACGTGAATTTGCCAACACCTGCTTCTGGAGCAGCGACGATCTGATCTTCGTCCACGGCGTAAGCTCTGGTATCGATCTCATCGACCTTCAAATCGAGAGTGCGCAGAGTCATCCCATCTGGCAGGCGAGCGACAAGGCGGCACGCATCGTCACTGCCAGCGCGAACGGTGCAATGGCGGCGGTGGCATCTTCCAGCAAAACCGCGTCCGACATCCAACTGCTGAGTCGCAACCTGGATCGTGTGGTTGAGGTGCGGCACCTCACAGCTCCCGGCGGCCTCACCTTCATGCACTTCAATCCCCCAGGTGACCGCCTTCTCGTCCGCGCCGCCAGCGCTTTTTATGTGGTTGACACCAAAACAGGCCGCAGCACCACCGCCTCATGGGACAAGACGTTTTCCATCCGCGAGGCGGAATGGGTGGGGTCCTCACCGCGCATCATCGCGCTCCTCGCCGCGAAGGCCGCGCGCAGCCTGCCAGGCTCGGAAGACCGGCTGGTGCTTTACGATGCCGGTTCAGGTGAGAGTGTGCATTCCGTCACCAACGGCAGTGTTATCAATGCCATCGCCACCTCGGCCGATGGCACCTTGCTCGCCGAAGGCGGCGCCGACCGCATGGTGCGTCTGCGTGATCCACAGACATTGGCGGTCAAACAGGAGTTGCGCGTTCATGACAGTCCCATCATGGCCCTCGCCTTTCACCCCACACGCCTCATTCTTGCCACTGCCTCCGAAGATCTCACCATCAAGCTCTGGAACTTGGCGGACGGCAAGCTTCTGGAAGAACTCAGCGGCCCGGTGGGTCCGCCCAGACAGCTCGTCTTCAGCCCGAATGGCCGCCGCCTCGCCTGCCTCTCTGGTGATCGCACCATGCGCATCTGGAATCTGGATGCCTTCACTGCCGCAAGGCAGTCGGAGTGA
- a CDS encoding RNA polymerase sigma factor — translation MPSTEATLIRLHADYAISAYQFAWSVTKDEPLAQDVVQGLFLKLARDADAITSAQSERAMIFTLVRNLALDALRRRSTREKALDRWAEELPEWFEPHADAPTEDQRLLLTAALAALPEDQRSVIHLHLWEELSFREIGELLDLRTQTIASRYRYGLEKLRTQKHILA, via the coding sequence ATGCCGTCCACCGAAGCCACGCTCATCCGACTCCATGCCGACTACGCCATCAGCGCGTATCAGTTTGCCTGGTCGGTGACAAAGGACGAGCCGCTGGCGCAGGATGTGGTGCAGGGATTGTTTCTCAAACTGGCCCGTGATGCCGATGCGATCACCAGCGCTCAGTCCGAGCGTGCCATGATCTTCACCCTGGTGCGAAATCTCGCGCTGGATGCCCTGCGCCGCCGTTCAACACGCGAGAAGGCCCTGGATCGCTGGGCTGAGGAGCTGCCGGAGTGGTTCGAGCCTCACGCGGATGCCCCGACCGAAGATCAACGGCTCCTGCTCACCGCCGCGCTCGCCGCATTGCCCGAAGACCAGCGCAGCGTCATTCATCTGCATCTCTGGGAGGAGCTGTCCTTCCGCGAAATCGGCGAGCTGCTCGATTTACGCACCCAAACCATCGCCAGCCGCTACCGCTACGGTTTGGAGAAACTGCGCACTCAAAAACACATCCTGGCATGA